One genomic window of Kosmotoga olearia TBF 19.5.1 includes the following:
- a CDS encoding urocanate hydratase, with the protein MISNFDISQAMTIKLDPVLPPDPEFLPGIRRAPKRELTLNKKEIKLALKNALRYIPEELHEKLAPEFLNELLTRGRIYGYRFRPKGPIKGKPVHEYKGKTLEGKALQVMIDNNLDFDVALYPYELVTYGETGQVFQNWMQYQLTKKYLEVMTEEQTLVVMSGHPLGLFKSSRNAPRVIITNALMVGMFDNQENWIKAQALGVANYGQMTAGGWMYIGPQGIVHGTFNTILNAGRQKLGVPEDGDLRGYLFVSSGLGGMSGAQGKAVRIANGVGVIAEVDYSRIQTRLEQGWIDVVLDDLNEVFKTALEYKKNGKSIAIAYYGNVVDLLQYAVDNNIHIDLLSDQTSCHAAYDGGYCPQGITFEERTELLRTNKQKFRELVDKSLRKHFELIKTLVERGTYFFDYGNSFMKAVFDAGVKEIAKNGVDTSEGFIFPSYVEDIMGPMLFDYGYGPFRWVCLSGKHEDLVKTDKAAMECIDPTRRGQDRDNYIWIRDAEKNKLVVGIQARILYSDAEGRIRIALKFNEMVRRGEVGPIMIGRDHHDTGGTDSPFRETSNIKDGSNIMADMATHCFAGNAARGMTLVALHNGGGVGIGKAINGGFGLVLDGSRRVDEVIKTAIAWDVMSGVSRRAWARNEHSIETAIEYNKKNVGEDHITLPYLVDDGLVDKLVDNLEA; encoded by the coding sequence ATGATTTCAAATTTTGATATTTCACAAGCTATGACTATCAAGCTCGATCCGGTTCTACCGCCTGATCCGGAGTTCCTACCAGGGATAAGGAGAGCGCCAAAAAGGGAATTAACGCTGAACAAAAAAGAGATAAAGCTGGCGCTGAAAAACGCTCTGCGATATATTCCCGAGGAACTTCATGAGAAGCTGGCACCCGAATTTCTTAACGAACTGCTCACCAGAGGAAGAATTTACGGTTACCGGTTCCGACCTAAAGGCCCTATAAAGGGAAAACCTGTGCATGAGTACAAAGGAAAGACTCTGGAGGGAAAGGCCCTTCAGGTTATGATCGACAACAATCTGGATTTCGATGTCGCGCTCTATCCTTATGAACTGGTTACATACGGTGAGACAGGTCAGGTGTTTCAAAACTGGATGCAATACCAGCTTACGAAGAAATATCTTGAAGTTATGACGGAAGAGCAAACGCTTGTGGTAATGTCGGGACATCCTCTGGGGCTTTTCAAATCTTCAAGAAACGCGCCAAGGGTTATCATTACCAATGCGCTCATGGTAGGGATGTTTGACAACCAGGAAAACTGGATAAAAGCGCAAGCACTTGGTGTGGCTAACTACGGGCAAATGACCGCTGGCGGCTGGATGTACATCGGCCCTCAGGGGATCGTACACGGAACGTTCAATACTATTTTGAATGCAGGAAGACAGAAACTTGGTGTACCCGAAGATGGCGACTTGAGAGGTTATCTTTTTGTTTCTTCCGGATTGGGTGGAATGAGTGGTGCTCAGGGTAAAGCTGTGAGAATTGCCAATGGAGTTGGAGTAATCGCCGAGGTTGATTATTCAAGAATACAGACGAGACTTGAACAGGGATGGATTGATGTGGTTCTTGATGATCTCAATGAAGTCTTTAAGACTGCTCTCGAGTATAAGAAAAACGGAAAAAGCATAGCCATTGCTTATTACGGAAACGTGGTTGATCTCCTTCAGTACGCTGTGGATAACAACATTCACATCGATCTGTTGTCCGACCAAACTTCCTGTCATGCTGCTTACGATGGTGGATACTGTCCTCAAGGCATTACTTTTGAAGAGAGAACAGAACTTCTTAGAACGAACAAACAGAAATTCAGAGAGCTGGTCGACAAATCTCTTAGAAAGCATTTTGAGCTCATTAAGACTCTGGTAGAACGGGGAACGTATTTCTTCGATTATGGCAACAGTTTCATGAAGGCCGTTTTCGACGCCGGGGTCAAAGAGATAGCCAAAAATGGTGTCGATACTAGCGAAGGCTTTATTTTTCCTTCTTATGTAGAGGATATCATGGGGCCCATGCTTTTTGACTACGGTTACGGTCCTTTCAGATGGGTCTGTCTCAGTGGCAAGCATGAGGATCTCGTAAAAACCGATAAAGCTGCTATGGAGTGTATAGATCCGACAAGGCGAGGGCAAGACAGGGATAATTACATCTGGATAAGAGATGCTGAGAAAAATAAGTTAGTAGTTGGCATCCAGGCTAGGATTCTTTATTCTGATGCTGAAGGGAGAATTCGAATAGCTCTCAAGTTCAATGAGATGGTAAGACGCGGAGAAGTAGGACCAATCATGATAGGAAGGGATCACCATGACACGGGTGGTACAGATTCCCCATTTAGAGAAACCTCGAATATAAAGGATGGAAGTAACATAATGGCGGACATGGCTACCCACTGTTTCGCCGGGAATGCTGCAAGAGGAATGACGCTAGTAGCACTTCATAACGGTGGTGGAGTCGGTATTGGAAAGGCTATCAACGGAGGGTTCGGCCTCGTGCTTGATGGTAGTAGAAGGGTTGACGAAGTAATAAAGACTGCTATCGCATGGGATGTTATGAGTGGTGTGTCTAGAAGAGCCTGGGCGAGAAATGAGCACTCAATTGAAACTGCAATAGAGTATAATAAGAAAAACGTAGGCGAAGATCACATAACTCTTCCCTATCTTGTAGATGATGGACTTGTGGATAAGCTTGTGGATAATCTGGAAGCTTAA
- a CDS encoding transporter substrate-binding domain-containing protein encodes MVFPKKWICAIILILLLLSPQSFALDDTVTKQHYVFGGDHDYPPYEFIDENGNPAGFNIDLLGAIAEVMGMDIEIRLGPWNEVRTALERGELDGLTGMYYSEQRDKLVDFSTGFLIVHTTVFVRKDYNGITSEEDLAGKEIIVPYGDIMHDYLLEKKITDKIITVESPAQALRLLASGKHDCALLGNLQGFYLAKKLKLDNIKAIKSVL; translated from the coding sequence GTGGTGTTTCCGAAAAAATGGATATGTGCGATTATACTGATTCTTCTTTTGCTATCACCCCAAAGTTTTGCTCTGGATGATACTGTTACCAAACAACACTACGTCTTTGGTGGGGATCATGATTATCCTCCATACGAATTTATAGATGAAAACGGCAATCCCGCAGGTTTCAATATTGATTTGCTTGGAGCTATTGCTGAAGTTATGGGTATGGATATTGAGATACGGCTTGGTCCCTGGAACGAAGTAAGAACAGCTCTCGAAAGAGGGGAACTAGACGGCCTTACAGGAATGTATTATTCTGAACAGAGAGACAAGCTGGTTGATTTCTCTACAGGATTTCTCATTGTTCATACAACGGTATTTGTTCGTAAAGATTATAATGGAATAACCTCAGAGGAAGACCTGGCAGGCAAGGAAATAATCGTTCCGTATGGAGATATCATGCATGACTATTTACTCGAAAAAAAGATCACTGACAAAATCATCACTGTCGAATCACCTGCCCAGGCTTTGCGCCTTCTCGCTTCAGGAAAACACGATTGCGCTCTTTTGGGGAATCTTCAAGGATTTTATCTTGCAAAAAAACTAAAACTAGATAACATAAAGGCGATTAAATCCGTCTTATAG
- a CDS encoding transposase has translation MTKTCKTHTAQRRRRTGKYKDPQSSWTKTTKGWEYGRKVHMSLDAQNLLIQDWMTTPAAVHDSTVAKAQIDSGQGYKYFLADSAYDSQQIYRYIFDCSSMIPVIDTNKRKGVSLEKQCQARWLGIQLRQIYAEKYKNRWEIERTINILQEYFNLEYIWYVRNRNYDAVLGLAILAYNLCVMFNILNSRPHRKVADIIGCY, from the coding sequence GTGACCAAGACTTGTAAAACCCATACAGCACAAAGACGAAGAAGGACAGGGAAATACAAAGACCCCCAATCCAGTTGGACAAAGACGACAAAAGGCTGGGAATACGGAAGAAAGGTACATATGAGTTTGGATGCACAGAACCTATTGATTCAAGATTGGATGACAACGCCAGCAGCTGTACACGATTCGACGGTGGCAAAGGCACAAATAGATTCTGGCCAGGGATATAAGTATTTCCTCGCAGACAGCGCATATGATTCGCAACAGATATACCGTTATATATTCGATTGTAGTAGCATGATACCAGTAATAGACACAAACAAAAGGAAAGGTGTATCACTGGAAAAACAGTGTCAGGCTCGTTGGCTGGGCATTCAATTGAGGCAAATATATGCGGAGAAGTATAAAAACCGTTGGGAGATAGAGAGAACGATTAACATTCTACAAGAATATTTCAATCTGGAATACATTTGGTATGTGAGAAACAGGAATTATGATGCGGTATTGGGTTTGGCCATATTGGCATACAATCTTTGTGTTATGTTCAATATCTTGAACAGCCGTCCTCACAGAAAGGTGGCTGATATTATTGGCTGTTACTGA
- a CDS encoding HD domain-containing phosphohydrolase, with amino-acid sequence MVPPLELGRPAFFRDTLSVLFTQEYCFATKEGNDQLLSSLNEGLAIIKETGKYKEIYENWFGTLSAQHLIIKNLTKYGSIILLILTVGFLLALSWSRVLKIRVEEKTKELRKELLERMITEEKLRVSEERYRKLFESMLDGFILLKPVADKDGNINNFKIIEANTSFLKAVGKKKEEVVGKMLWDIFPTVYKSHIKVYEKVIETGRPTHFEIHSDETNKTFEIVGFTPQTGYFAAIVRDITQRKQAEKALKDNLEKIRKLHEIALKMEKSKSEEEVYHLIVEAAKKILEFDIYSLDIVEGNKFVVKAISEKVASPEIMEAPLNEGIAGKTFRTGKTIVVKDIANEPEAKPRSKEYRSAISIPIGNIGVFQTISTKRNAFSKEDVELAELLIFHATEAIERIRSEAKIKYLIFHDHLTGVYNRAFFEEELKRFDAESHLPLSIIMGDVNGLKLVNDAFGHTEGDRLLKTVATSIISSCRPQDIVARWGGDEFIILLPRAGYMLAEGILKRIKMNLEKSDEGSYIPISVAFGIATKENANQNIQEILKKVEEQMYKNKLLKSMSTRNSIITSLEKMLLEKSNETEEHARRMRKIAYEFGKYINLTDSEINDLVLLAALHDIGKISVPESILKKPGPLTVEEWEKIKEHPETGYRIAINSPDLVTIADGILYHHEWWNGSGYPRGLKEEEIPFIARVISIIDAYDVMTSGRPYKKRLSKDKALEEIKKSSGIQFDPRLARLFMEFMQSLEDSEKSDRNSDKDKSYHE; translated from the coding sequence ATGGTACCACCATTGGAACTTGGGAGGCCCGCTTTTTTTCGTGACACCCTATCCGTCTTATTCACTCAAGAATATTGTTTTGCTACTAAAGAAGGAAACGATCAGCTTTTAAGTAGCCTCAACGAAGGGCTGGCTATAATCAAAGAGACAGGTAAATACAAAGAGATCTATGAAAATTGGTTTGGGACGTTGTCAGCACAACATCTTATAATCAAAAATTTAACAAAGTACGGATCGATAATCTTGTTGATTTTAACTGTTGGATTTTTGCTTGCCTTGAGCTGGTCGAGAGTTTTAAAGATAAGAGTAGAAGAAAAAACAAAAGAATTACGAAAAGAACTGCTCGAAAGAATGATTACTGAAGAAAAACTCCGCGTTAGTGAAGAGCGATACCGCAAGCTTTTCGAGAGTATGCTCGATGGTTTTATTCTCCTTAAACCCGTGGCAGATAAAGATGGTAATATAAACAATTTCAAGATCATCGAAGCAAATACCTCTTTTTTGAAAGCAGTAGGCAAGAAGAAAGAAGAAGTTGTGGGGAAAATGCTCTGGGACATATTTCCAACGGTTTACAAATCCCACATAAAAGTCTATGAAAAAGTTATAGAAACAGGAAGACCAACACATTTTGAAATCCATTCAGATGAAACAAACAAAACATTTGAGATAGTCGGATTCACTCCGCAGACTGGTTATTTTGCTGCAATCGTAAGAGATATAACCCAAAGAAAGCAGGCTGAAAAAGCCCTGAAAGATAATCTGGAAAAAATCAGGAAACTACATGAAATAGCGTTAAAAATGGAAAAGAGTAAATCTGAAGAAGAAGTATATCACTTAATTGTCGAAGCAGCTAAAAAGATACTTGAGTTCGACATTTACAGTCTCGACATAGTTGAAGGAAATAAATTCGTGGTTAAAGCAATATCTGAAAAAGTTGCAAGTCCGGAAATCATGGAGGCTCCCCTAAATGAGGGTATAGCCGGAAAAACTTTCCGTACAGGCAAAACCATCGTGGTAAAAGATATCGCTAATGAACCGGAAGCGAAACCCCGGAGTAAAGAATACCGTTCAGCTATAAGCATACCAATAGGCAATATAGGTGTTTTCCAGACAATCTCAACGAAGAGGAACGCTTTCAGCAAAGAAGATGTTGAACTTGCGGAACTACTCATTTTCCATGCCACAGAAGCAATTGAACGAATTCGCTCAGAGGCAAAGATAAAATATCTCATCTTTCACGATCACCTGACAGGGGTTTACAATCGAGCATTCTTCGAAGAGGAGTTAAAACGCTTTGACGCTGAATCCCATCTTCCCCTTAGCATAATCATGGGAGATGTAAACGGCCTTAAACTCGTAAACGACGCTTTTGGACATACTGAGGGAGATCGTTTGTTAAAAACCGTCGCCACATCAATAATCTCCTCTTGCAGGCCACAAGACATTGTAGCTCGATGGGGCGGAGATGAATTTATAATCTTATTGCCGAGGGCCGGTTATATGCTCGCCGAAGGAATATTGAAACGAATCAAGATGAATCTGGAAAAATCTGACGAGGGTTCATATATCCCTATTAGCGTAGCTTTTGGAATTGCGACTAAAGAAAATGCCAACCAAAATATTCAAGAAATTCTGAAAAAAGTCGAAGAGCAAATGTATAAAAACAAACTTTTGAAAAGCATGAGCACCAGAAATTCAATAATAACTTCCCTTGAAAAAATGTTACTCGAAAAGAGCAATGAAACCGAAGAGCACGCAAGGCGCATGAGAAAAATAGCCTATGAATTCGGAAAGTATATCAATCTCACGGACAGTGAGATCAACGATTTAGTTTTGCTGGCTGCACTTCACGATATTGGAAAGATATCCGTACCTGAATCAATACTGAAGAAACCTGGTCCACTGACAGTCGAAGAATGGGAAAAAATAAAAGAGCATCCGGAAACAGGTTATCGTATAGCAATAAACTCGCCAGACCTTGTTACCATAGCAGATGGTATCCTGTACCACCACGAATGGTGGAATGGGAGCGGTTATCCACGAGGGCTTAAAGAGGAAGAAATACCGTTTATAGCGAGAGTAATTTCAATAATCGATGCGTACGATGTTATGACTTCTGGACGCCCTTATAAGAAACGGCTGAGCAAAGATAAAGCCCTCGAAGAAATAAAGAAATCTTCGGGTATCCAGTTTGATCCCAGGCTTGCAAGGTTATTCATGGAGTTCATGCAAAGTTTGGAAGACTCTGAAAAATCTGATAGAAATTCTGATAAAGATAAAAGTTATCATGAGTAA
- the cobT gene encoding nicotinate-nucleotide--dimethylbenzimidazole phosphoribosyltransferase: protein MAKKDLENKIKERLNSLTKPKGSLGFLEDIALKMGKIQGKVLPNLPEKKAVFVFAGDHGVTEEGVSAYPKEVTAQMVLNFLNGGAAINVFSRHVGSEVYVIDAGVDYDFPAHERLLNKKVGKGTKNFSKEPAMTREEAEKSIEYGKEIARFAKEKGFELVAVGDMGIGNTTTATTIAIALGHNLSELIDIGTVITGQQLEKKEAVVRQAISIHEPFMDPIDVLSKVGSYCLGEMAGFILECAQLNIPVVIDGFPTTAAALIAAQLNPEVLDCMFAGHCSKVKGHRVLLDALNLRPILDLDMRLGEGTGAVLSFSIIEAAIKMINEMATFDDANVSKGKEK, encoded by the coding sequence ATGGCAAAAAAAGATCTTGAAAACAAAATAAAAGAAAGACTGAATAGCCTGACAAAACCGAAAGGAAGCCTTGGCTTCCTCGAGGATATAGCATTAAAGATGGGAAAAATACAGGGAAAAGTCCTTCCAAACCTACCGGAGAAAAAAGCGGTTTTTGTCTTCGCAGGAGACCACGGTGTTACTGAAGAAGGAGTATCCGCATATCCAAAAGAAGTAACGGCACAGATGGTGTTGAACTTCCTGAATGGTGGAGCAGCGATAAATGTTTTTTCGCGGCATGTTGGAAGTGAAGTTTATGTTATTGACGCAGGGGTTGATTATGATTTTCCTGCACATGAAAGGCTTTTGAATAAGAAAGTTGGAAAAGGCACCAAAAATTTTTCTAAAGAACCTGCGATGACCAGGGAAGAAGCAGAAAAATCGATAGAATATGGAAAAGAAATAGCACGCTTCGCAAAAGAGAAAGGATTTGAACTCGTTGCAGTGGGAGATATGGGAATAGGAAACACAACAACCGCAACCACTATTGCCATAGCATTGGGACATAACCTTTCAGAACTGATAGACATTGGAACGGTTATAACCGGGCAACAATTGGAGAAGAAAGAGGCAGTGGTAAGACAAGCTATTTCAATTCACGAACCATTTATGGATCCCATTGATGTCTTATCGAAAGTAGGCAGCTATTGTCTGGGAGAAATGGCGGGATTTATACTCGAGTGCGCACAATTAAATATTCCTGTAGTTATAGATGGGTTCCCAACCACAGCGGCTGCCCTCATTGCAGCGCAATTGAATCCTGAAGTCCTTGACTGTATGTTTGCCGGGCATTGTTCAAAGGTTAAGGGCCATAGAGTATTGCTCGATGCTCTCAATCTACGCCCTATCCTGGATCTTGATATGCGTCTCGGTGAAGGAACAGGGGCTGTGCTTTCTTTCTCGATCATAGAAGCAGCCATTAAGATGATCAATGAAATGGCAACCTTTGATGATGCGAACGTTTCAAAGGGGAAAGAAAAATGA
- the cobU gene encoding bifunctional adenosylcobinamide kinase/adenosylcobinamide-phosphate guanylyltransferase translates to MILITGGERSGKSRLALELALKKGEKRAFIATAEAIDEEMSSRIAKHKEERGNLFVTYEEPLDIHEILKKTGDYDVVVVECMTTWLGNLFHYGRNIDEMVEKFIGSINGNEIIVSNEIGMGVIPENPITRTFVEALGRLNARIAQIADEVYFVVTGIGVKIK, encoded by the coding sequence ATGATCTTAATTACAGGAGGAGAACGCTCAGGAAAAAGCCGCCTTGCACTGGAACTGGCGTTAAAAAAAGGAGAAAAAAGGGCATTTATCGCAACAGCTGAAGCCATAGATGAGGAAATGAGTTCGCGTATAGCAAAACACAAAGAAGAGCGGGGGAACCTGTTCGTTACATACGAAGAACCGCTGGATATACACGAGATCCTGAAAAAAACAGGGGATTACGACGTTGTTGTGGTGGAATGTATGACAACGTGGTTGGGGAATCTTTTTCACTACGGTCGAAATATCGATGAGATGGTTGAAAAGTTTATCGGCAGTATCAATGGAAATGAGATAATCGTAAGCAATGAAATAGGCATGGGGGTGATACCGGAAAACCCGATCACCCGGACTTTTGTGGAAGCGCTCGGAAGGCTAAACGCAAGAATCGCGCAGATAGCAGATGAGGTTTACTTTGTAGTTACAGGGATAGGTGTAAAGATAAAATGA
- the cbiR gene encoding cobamide remodeling phosphodiesterase CbiR — protein sequence MIGSTSWVIPGTYYENALLLEGLVDFVELLVYTWDEDTKTLLFNEMDKLLQLDLSYTVHLPMDRLDNVIRAYNFFEEARFPVINYVLHPIKGWRRTLGEKVALENLKELIEPHNRMVFDVGHHFLGKKFPAHLKEAIVEIHAMGVIDGRDHLPLDRETAAFIKGFMGDLITENVLINFEVFDLEDLKNSLKVWSDTFVE from the coding sequence ATGATAGGTTCCACATCATGGGTAATTCCCGGAACTTATTACGAAAACGCTTTACTCCTCGAAGGGCTCGTAGACTTCGTGGAGCTGTTGGTTTATACGTGGGATGAAGACACAAAGACACTTCTTTTTAATGAAATGGATAAACTCTTACAGCTTGATTTGTCTTATACAGTTCATCTCCCGATGGATCGGCTGGACAACGTGATACGCGCCTACAATTTTTTTGAAGAGGCACGGTTCCCTGTCATAAACTATGTTCTCCACCCTATCAAAGGGTGGAGAAGAACATTGGGAGAAAAAGTCGCCCTGGAAAACCTCAAAGAACTCATTGAACCTCATAATAGAATGGTTTTTGATGTCGGGCACCATTTTCTTGGGAAAAAATTCCCTGCTCATCTGAAGGAAGCGATTGTAGAAATACACGCAATGGGAGTAATCGATGGAAGAGACCATCTCCCACTCGATCGCGAAACGGCAGCGTTCATCAAAGGCTTCATGGGAGATCTTATTACCGAAAATGTTCTTATAAACTTTGAGGTTTTCGATCTTGAAGATTTGAAAAACTCTCTCAAAGTATGGAGTGATACCTTTGTGGAATGA
- a CDS encoding adenosylcobinamide-GDP ribazoletransferase, producing MWNDMKLAIAFLSRVPVPLKQNKGNLKKICAYFTFVGYLAGVFYFSMKLISENFLWTLLSVALGFYLFDLFHFDGLLDTLDGFFYQGTKERRFEIMSKGDIGPFAFFYAALYIVAYLYAFLHVDPIDLIYVAVLGRFSMNILLHFGKPAKNTGLGKLLHPYEKKHTLISLVFTIPLVYFPLNYIISLSIALLLGSSMHFITNRKIEGYTGDVLGATCMFSQLSIMVALSLI from the coding sequence TTGTGGAATGACATGAAACTTGCAATAGCATTCCTGAGCAGAGTACCAGTCCCTCTAAAACAAAATAAAGGGAACCTAAAAAAAATCTGTGCGTATTTCACATTCGTAGGATATCTGGCCGGCGTATTCTATTTTTCTATGAAGCTTATAAGCGAAAACTTTTTATGGACGCTGTTATCAGTTGCACTTGGATTTTACCTTTTTGATCTATTTCACTTTGATGGTCTCTTAGATACGCTAGACGGGTTCTTCTATCAGGGAACGAAGGAGCGGCGTTTTGAAATAATGTCAAAAGGAGATATCGGCCCCTTCGCTTTTTTCTATGCCGCATTGTATATAGTGGCTTATCTTTACGCTTTTTTGCATGTAGATCCAATTGATCTCATTTATGTGGCAGTTCTCGGAAGATTCTCCATGAATATTCTTTTGCACTTCGGAAAACCAGCAAAAAACACGGGGCTTGGAAAGTTATTACATCCCTATGAAAAAAAGCATACCCTTATAAGCCTTGTTTTTACCATTCCTCTTGTATACTTTCCTCTAAACTACATCATTTCGTTATCTATCGCGCTATTGCTGGGAAGCTCTATGCATTTCATTACAAATAGAAAAATCGAAGGGTATACCGGCGATGTGCTAGGGGCAACTTGCATGTTTTCCCAGCTTTCAATCATGGTAGCACTTTCGCTAATTTAA
- a CDS encoding RrF2 family transcriptional regulator: MLIQKTVRYALRILVKLSIENRALNSKEISLSENLDHGFTLKILYYLKKAGLVRAIRGRKGGYALAKNPEDITITKIFEAIPDVEERLIDCDTSCKFHKECYVKDFWELTNHIIGYTFSNVSIANIINNNFKEKIKFLEGEFHQ; the protein is encoded by the coding sequence ATGTTGATCCAAAAGACCGTTAGGTATGCTCTGAGGATATTGGTTAAGCTGTCCATCGAGAATAGAGCCTTGAACTCAAAAGAAATCTCTCTATCCGAAAATCTCGATCACGGTTTTACATTGAAAATTCTCTACTATCTCAAGAAAGCTGGATTGGTTCGAGCTATTCGCGGTCGAAAAGGTGGATACGCTCTTGCAAAGAATCCCGAAGATATAACCATAACAAAGATATTCGAGGCTATACCAGACGTTGAAGAAAGGCTCATCGACTGTGATACCAGCTGCAAATTTCACAAAGAATGCTACGTGAAGGATTTCTGGGAATTGACAAACCATATCATAGGGTACACCTTTTCAAATGTATCCATCGCCAATATAATCAATAATAATTTCAAGGAAAAGATCAAGTTCCTGGAAGGGGAATTTCATCAATGA
- a CDS encoding DNA polymerase IV (family X)-like protein — MKSKSVNKYQLAKQFQLLARLLEVLKENPFKIRTYHFAANVIGSLDKRELDLKDVQELSKIKGIGKAIVEKSREFIETGKIRKLEEIRAKIPDTIRILAEQTTLSSKTLAVMWKDYGIEKKEEIISFLNDYKRSLKLSDSDLEKVKEVLNNES, encoded by the coding sequence ATGAAGTCTAAGAGTGTGAACAAATATCAGCTTGCAAAACAATTTCAGTTGCTGGCAAGGCTTCTAGAAGTCCTTAAGGAGAATCCCTTCAAAATAAGGACCTATCACTTTGCAGCCAACGTAATCGGTTCTCTGGATAAGAGAGAGCTTGATTTGAAAGATGTTCAGGAACTCTCAAAAATCAAGGGGATCGGGAAAGCAATTGTGGAAAAATCAAGGGAATTCATCGAAACCGGAAAGATCAGGAAGCTGGAAGAAATCAGGGCAAAGATACCGGATACAATAAGAATCCTCGCAGAGCAAACAACTCTATCGTCAAAAACCCTTGCAGTTATGTGGAAGGATTACGGTATCGAAAAGAAAGAGGAAATTATCTCTTTTCTTAATGATTACAAAAGATCTCTTAAACTAAGCGATTCAGACCTCGAGAAAGTCAAAGAGGTTTTAAACAACGAATCGTAA
- a CDS encoding MFS transporter — protein sequence MAFTKDRQFYKFAAYGFLKNLRFFEPFLILFFREMGLSFLQIGMLFSIREIATNLLELPTGLVADIYGRRISMLFSMTSYIISFIIFYFFPNFYIYALAMVLFAFGEAFRTGTHKAMILEYLRMNKILDKRVEYYGSTRAASQLGSAINSLIAAAIVFYSGNYKVVFLAATLPYIFNLINLATYPKELDGEIKKTGKQETFKEFFGIFKNKDSLKGIMNSSIFDAFFKTVKEYLQPVLKSLALSLPVMLAFSNNERTAVVVGIVYFFIYLATSYASKNASKVAKKIGNKEKAINITYLLGAVLIILSGVSQRLNFQIGAVIFFLILFVIENIRRPLNVAYISEKISHKTMASGLSAESQLKTLLTAVLAPTIGFLADKITIGGALVVCGFVMSIFYLLIRLREEK from the coding sequence TTGGCGTTTACGAAAGATAGGCAGTTTTACAAGTTTGCAGCTTATGGCTTCTTAAAAAACTTACGGTTTTTCGAACCATTTCTAATTCTCTTCTTTCGTGAAATGGGGCTTTCATTTTTACAGATAGGAATGCTCTTCTCGATAAGAGAAATTGCTACCAATCTTCTCGAACTACCTACGGGACTCGTTGCGGATATATACGGCAGACGAATCTCCATGCTTTTTTCTATGACATCTTATATCATTTCTTTCATAATTTTCTATTTCTTCCCGAATTTCTATATTTATGCTCTAGCAATGGTTCTCTTTGCCTTTGGTGAAGCTTTCAGGACCGGAACACACAAGGCCATGATCCTCGAGTACCTTCGCATGAATAAAATACTCGACAAAAGGGTAGAGTATTATGGTTCAACCCGTGCCGCTTCACAACTTGGCTCAGCTATAAACTCACTCATCGCTGCGGCCATAGTCTTTTACAGCGGCAATTACAAGGTAGTCTTTCTCGCTGCAACGTTACCATATATCTTCAATCTCATAAACCTCGCAACGTATCCGAAGGAACTTGATGGAGAGATCAAAAAGACCGGAAAACAGGAGACCTTCAAAGAGTTTTTTGGTATATTCAAGAACAAAGATTCTCTAAAAGGTATCATGAACTCTTCTATCTTCGATGCATTTTTCAAAACCGTTAAAGAGTACCTGCAACCGGTTTTAAAATCTCTGGCACTTTCCCTGCCTGTAATGCTAGCGTTCAGTAATAATGAAAGAACAGCGGTAGTCGTCGGCATTGTATATTTCTTTATCTATCTGGCAACAAGCTATGCTTCGAAGAATGCATCGAAAGTAGCTAAAAAGATCGGAAATAAGGAAAAAGCTATCAATATCACTTATCTGTTGGGAGCGGTTTTAATAATACTCTCCGGTGTCTCTCAGCGCCTCAATTTCCAGATTGGCGCGGTGATCTTTTTCCTGATACTATTTGTTATTGAAAACATACGAAGGCCCCTGAACGTAGCTTATATCAGCGAAAAGATATCCCATAAAACCATGGCATCGGGATTGTCCGCAGAATCACAGTTGAAAACTCTTTTAACAGCTGTTCTAGCACCAACAATAGGGTTTCTTGCTGACAAAATTACCATCGGTGGTGCATTGGTTGTCTGTGGGTTCGTGATGTCCATATTCTATTTGCTGATCCGTCTGCGTGAAGAAAAATGA